The DNA segment GCGGTCTCGGTGCGATTGCAGACCGTCAGCATTACCGGTGGAGAGGGGTGTCCAGCCTCGCACCATTGGTGGAAGGTAGCTCGCCAATCAGCCCCCAGCAGGGTATAGGCATCCTGTACCAGTTTGGGCAGGGCCTCGTGCGGCTCGGCCTTGCGATTGAGATCGTCGGCCACCTCCGCTTCCCGGTAGAGGTGGTAAAGCTTGGAGCGATAGGTCCGGGCGTTCGGCAGTGCGTCGTCACGAATCACCACTCGTGGCGTTTTTACCAGGCCGGACTCGATGGCGTCATTGAGTCCGAAATCGGAAATGATCCAATCGAATAGCCCCTGATCGGTACTGGCCTTGCCGGTAGGGGCAAAGGGCGTGGCGGATAGATCGAAACAACGTCGAATGCGCCGCGTCTTATGGATGCGGTCCAATCCTTCAATCCAACGAGTCGCTTCGTCCAAGTCAATTCCTTGCTCGGCGGCCAGTTTTCGGCTGATCTTCACCTCCGCCGGAATTCGGTAGGCGTGGTGGGCTTCGTCGTTGATAACGATGATGTCCTTGTGGGTCGCCAATTTGCCGAGCACGCGGCGCGTGAAAGCCTCGTCACTTTCGTCGCCCTTCTTTACCACGGAACGTTCCGCTGTTTTGAGTGGCATGAGGCTGTGCCAATTCTCGATCAATAATTCCACTTGGTTGAGTTTCTGGCGCATGGCTTCCGAGGGACAAAGACCAAAGGCATCGTAGTAATTATCCGGCTCTCCGGGATAAAGCACCCGCAGCCGTTCCTTGACGGTGATTCCTGGGGTGACAATCAATACCGCGCGGGAGAAGGCGCGTTTTGGATAGGTGAGTGCGTTCAATACCTGCCAGGTGATGATCATTGCCATCACTGTGGTTTTGCCACTGCCGGTGGCCATTTTGTTGCAGAGGCGCTCCCACGCGCCGCCATCGCCAGGAATGAAAATGCCTTGGCGGAATTCAGATGCCGACTCAACCCACCAGATCAGGGTTTCAATGGCCTCTAATTGGCAGAAATAGAAGGGCAGTTGACGGGCGTTACGGTCGTGCCAATGTTCTAGCAAGCGGCGGGTGATGCTGGTCACGCCGGGATAGTCAGCGGCCCGCCATTCGTTCACCCGCGCCCGAATTTGATTGACGAGCCGTAGTTCCTCGGTGCGCCGGGTATTGTTGCGGGCGTCGAAGATTTCGTACCCCGCTGGCCGACGGTTTGACTCCCGATGTAGCGTGCCATCGCGCGTCTGTTGCCAATGCTGAGCGGGACAATCGTAGGGAGAGTTGATGATCAGGGATTTTTGGGCACTCATGGTTTATTTCCCAAACCTTGCCAAAATTCCTTGGCGCTGACGATTCGATCCTCGCCATTCTGCAATCGCATGAGTGCCTGTTTGGCTAGATGGATATCCTCAAGGTCATCCAATGGGGAAAAACGCAAAGATAAAAATTCTTCTGGCGTAATAGCTGGAACGGGTGAGTTGATAAAGTCCCGGCCATTGCGGGTAATGATATAGGTCGCGCCACAGGCTAATGCCGCTGAGGCTTGTAAAGCGTCCTCAAAATCAGCGATAGACCAATCCAATGCACGTAATACATCACCATGACCAGTAGTTGCAACTCGTGCCCAGCTTAGTAAATCAGCGATAAAAACGCGCGCTTGTTCCGCCGATTTATGACGTCCAATTAGGTAAAATAGAGTCGCCACTGAATGCCAAGCTAACCATGCTTCGTTGGCACTTCCGCAACTGGCGATTACAGCCGCCGATGCCGATTCCCCTGGACGTTGGTATACCGTATCAAGGAGAATATTTATATCAAGTAATAAGCGCATGAGATGGTCATCGCAAATGTTTTGCCAACAACCGCGCAAGACGCGCATCGTTATCAGAAACCTCCGGTACCTCTCTCAGCGTTCCGCGCCAACGCAATAACCATTGCTCTGCCGCAGTGGGTGATTTATCTTCAAAAATTAATATTTTTTCCAATACCTCTCTTGCAAGGGTCGATGGCGATATATGTCTCCGTATACTTGCCGCACGCAAGGCAATATCAAGTTTTTCCGAAATTTCCAGCGTCAGTGTACTCATTACCTGCTCCTAACACCTTGGGCATATTGCCGTAAGGCATCATTCATTAATGCTTGATAATTGCTGCCCGTCATCTCTGCCCAAGCCTTGAAGATCGCAAGCGTATTGGTATCAACTTGTATTGTGATGCGAGTGTCTCCACCACGTTCAATTTGTAACTCGGATAATGCAGGAATTTCTTTAACCGGCTTTGCATCGGTGAAATCGAAATTTTCGTAGCGTTCAAATATTGGATCTGAATTGTTTTTCATAGTGTTTCCTTTGTGGGTGATTAGCTTTCCAGGCTGAAATTAGACGTATGCATTCTCCGCGTAGTGTCCATACCACGATCAAAATTCGCCCTTTCGCCCCCATTCCCAACGTCACGAAACGTTGTTCTCCTTCCGCGTCTATATCTTCCCGTGTTAGGGCATACGGATCAAGTAATACCGCCTCTGCTTCCGAGAATGTCACTCCTTCGTGGGCTACTGGATTGGCCGCTGCTTTCACAGGATCAAATTCAATTTTCATGGGCGATGCAATTCAATAACCCAGCGGTATGATTTTCAGAGATTCAATCCCCCGATCATCGACAATCTTGACCGCCACCTTGCGATTGGCTCCCGCTTCAAATGGCAGGAAGACGGTCCCGTGGAATCTCTCCAGCAGCTCCTCGTTCAACTCCGCCCGGATCGTCTGCTTGAGCCTCATCCAGCCGTCCTTGCCTCCCGCCATGGGAAAGAAGACCTGGCGCGGGAATAGGGAACGTTCGTCATAATCGGTATCGAGCAGCCACATGGCGACCTTGCCCTTGCCGCCGGAGATCAATTCTCCCTTCACGGTGTCGAAATAGTCGAAGCCATGCACTTCCACCACGTACTGACCATTTTTCTGTTTGCGCACTTCCACATCCGGCTGACCCATCAACCAGAATGATTGATTGTTACTACGTGCTTTCTTTAGATCCTCGGTGAGCAAGTCGGTATTCATCTGTGCCTTGAGCGCGGTGATACCCTTTAGGCCGTCAATGTCCTTGGCTGCCTCCGGGTCAAAGGCAAAGGCGCAGAACACAATCATCTTGGGCAGCGGGAATAATTCTCCCGCCTCCGCCAGGGCTTGGGCCACTTGGCGTTGTTCCAGAGCGCCATGCTCGGGACCGAAACTCACTACCACCCGCTCGCCGCTATCCAGGTGTCCGGCACAATGCAAATAGCGAAAGTTATTACTGGAGGGCTGGGTCTCCAATTCGGCGAAGCGCAGCATCTGCTTGCCCTTGCCGCGAATGCCGGTCTTGAGCAATTCGTCGCGCCACTGGTGTTGCCGTGAGGATTCACCGGAACGGGCAATAGAGATATCCGCCTCCTCGGGCGGTCGCGTTTCTTCCAGGGAGAGCACCGTCGGGCAAGGCACCGCTTCCACCGAGAATGGCCCACTGATGCGTAGCTTGCCTTTATCCGGCAGAGGTTGGTCGTAAAGGGTTTCCTGATCGGCGTGGGCGGCGATGGACGCATCCATCTTTTTTTGCATCACCTGGCGAGCGGCATGAAATGCGTCAAAAGGTGCGCGGGCAGGGGCAGACCAATCGGCGGGAAAGTCGAAGGGAATTTCCCACTCCCGCAAGGAACGCTTGGCCGCTTGATTGAGATTTTGCAGCGCCGCGTCAATCGCGGGGTGCATCCGTTCGTAAATTTCGTCAATCTCCGGATTGTTGGCGATGGATTTTAAGGTGACGTGCGGAACGGTCTTGTAAATAAAACCGCCCTTCAATCCTTCGTGAGGATAGCGCAGGGCGTAATAGTCGTAGCTCGCCGTCATGAGTCGCTGTTTAGCGAGGGTGATCGCTACCCGCGAGGTGTCGCAGGTAATCCAGCGTTGGCCCCATTTTTCGGCGACGTAGGCGGTGGTGCCGGAGCCGCAGGTAATATCCAGGACGAGATCGCCGGGGTCGGTGGTCATTAGGAGGCAGCGTTCGATGACTTTTGTATTGGTCTGGACGACGTATTGCTTGGCATCGGTGAAGCTGCCAGTGAGGGTGTCGATCCATAAATTTCCTCGTGCTTTTAGCGGAAAATCATCTGCATAACGTCGATATTGGATACTGTTCTTTGCGACATGAATACGTCGTGTATTCGCAAGGCGTTGCATACCGGTTGGATAATTCGGCTTCCAGTGGTTGTTGGTACTTGGTTCGTAAGTTTTTCCCTCAAAGGTAAATAATTGAGGCTCAGATGACGCTCCCTGTGATAAAAGATTATCTGGTTTATAAAGTCGTGCTTCTTTTGGTAAAGGCGTTCTGTTATCCGCTTCCTTTGCACTCACGCCGCGATATAGCCCATTTGGTGTGATAAGCCAACCTGCCGCGATAGAGCCTGGCTCGATTTCCTGCTGCTCATAGATTGAATGAATCATTATTTTTTCACGATTTTTTCCGTACCAGATAAGATAATCTCCCATCCGTGAAAGTCCATTAGTTTCAGCAAAACCAGAGGTTGTTTGGAATGCAACTACGCTGACAAAATTGCCAGAACTAAACACTTCATCCATCAACTCCTTCACATGATGCAAATTCTCATCCGAAATCTGCACAAACACACTTCCCGACTCACTCAACAACTCCCGCGCCAACAGCAACCGATCACGCAAATAAGTCAAATACGAGTGAATCCCCAACTCCCAGGTATCCCGAAACGCTTTGATCATTTCTGGTTCCTGGGTTAGATCTTCATCTTTCCTATCCTTCACGTCGCGCTTATTGACGAATGGCTGAAAATTGGAACCGTACTTAATTCCATAAGGAGGATCGATATAAATCATTTGCACCCGACCCGCCATGCCCTCCTTTTGCAATAGCGAATTCATCACCAACAGGGAATCGCCCGCGATGAGCCGATTGGACCAACCCTTTTCATGACGATAAAAATCAATGGCGTCGCGGAGGGGCAGATTCTCGAAGGGCGCGGCAAAGAGGTCGGGTTGAATTGCCTTGGCGGCGCCCTGGCTCTTGCCGTCCTTCATCTGTTTGCGCACTGCCGCGAGAATGCTGGCCGGGTCGATACGTTCATGCACATGGAGGGAGACGGTATCCACCGCGAAACTGGTGCGCTCGGCCTTCCCCGTCCAATGGAGATACGGGGCGGAATAGCGCCGCAATTCCTCCAGGGCGGCGCGCATGGTTGCTTGATCGCCGGAGGTCAGCGCGTCATCGATGAGCTTTTCTACTTGGGCGCGGCCGAAATCGAATTGGAGCGCCGGGTCGAGGTGGGGGTCGTAGCACCAGCGGGTTTTTCCTTCCTCGGGGTCGGTGGCAGGGGTCACCATTCCTACTTCCGGGTTGTTTTTACGACGGTCAGCGTGGCGGTAGCTCAAGACCTGGGGAGCGCCGACCACGGGCGCACGAGCAGCGGTCTGAGGCGGATACGGTTTAGGCGCGGCGGGTGGCCTCGCTTCCACCGGAGGAGCAGCGGGTTGCGCCCGGGAAAAATCAGACGCCTGCTGGCCCGCGAGCCGATAGACCGAGCCACCCCGCCCGCGACCTTTACCAAGTACGCCACGCGCAACCAGGGACTCGCGCACTCGCTGGAGGTCGTCCGCCGTGATGGGTTGGCCCGCTGCCCGCTCCAACGCGATTTCCATCAACCGCTGATTGCCGATGCTGGCACCGTCGGCGGGAAGAATGTCGAGGAGGAGGGTTTCGATAAAATTATCCACGGTTTTCCTTTGGGTGGGTGAATTACGTTTTCCGCATACTCCTTACTACATTATCTCAAGGAGATTAATGAACGGATGGTGATTTTTTCAGCGATAGGTATTGAAATCACGTTGGTCAGTAGAAACTATACGCCCATGCTCTAAATGTTCCGCCAAAATCATCAATGAATCATCAGCGAAATCCATTGGTAAATTTGCATATTGACGCATAAGATTTGTCATGCGTGGGAATTCAGATTCTCGAATTATGAATAGTTGGAACAAACCATCTTGTTGAGCAAGTAGAAATTTTATGGATAATTCGTGACTACAACGTGTTTGCAACAAATAACAAACTTCGGTTATAACGGGCATAGTGGTGATGTAATGGTTCGTTGAGTCTAGCTATGCTCTTTTTCACGGCATAATGGAAGCTATCACGCCGATTAAACAATGCAACCCAAAAACCCGTATCGGCAATAATCATGGGTGCCCCAAAGATGATTTTGTAATCAACCGAAATACCATCATCTTCCATGCAGCCAAGGAATCCGTATGTTTCAAGAATACGTATTACCTTCTCGCTTCGGTTTAATGGAAGATGGATTCATTCTTAGCGTTCAATATGGGTAATGGCTTATTTGAATGTTTGGGCGTTCTGATATTTGCATGGCGGTATGTCTCAGGTTTTTCATAAAACCAAAGCGGTTTATCGATACGAGGTGATCTCCACCAACCTGAGAAAAGGTGGGGCCAGGTCTCCCATTGCACATGTTGCTTAGTTAGAAGGCTGATCTGAAAAATAGCCAATAGACATTATCCGAAACTCTAACCTCCCTTCGGTTCCCCTCTCCTGGCAAGGAGAGGCGGGGGGATTTCGGATAATGTCTATTGGGTGTGTGACCCTGAGATGATTATCGAGGGGGGGAATGAAAAGGTGGGGTCAGGTCTCCACAGATAATTACATCGTTCCATGCTCCGCGGGCATGTAATAGACATATCGGAAACCTAACCTCCCCCGGCCCTCTCCTTGACAGGAGAGGGGGAGATTTGCCTGTTCCGTCCGGGAGTTAAAAGCCCTTAGAATGTTCCTCCCCCTCCCCTGCTAAGGAGAGGGTCGGGGTGAGTTTGATAATGTCAGTTGATTCACTATTTGGTTGAAAGTTTGTTATTAAAATATCGTGCGTGTGCCAACAATAAAAATTCTACTTTCATCTTGAAATTCAATAGCGTGTATTACCGGGAAAGATGCGTTATGAATGACTCTAGTTTTTCCGTGGCGAATCACATCAACAATGCTGGGTATAGTTTTGCCACCACACGCTGCTCTTCCGTGGTTAGATTGAGAATTGTTCCTCGGCATAGCCATGAAGTAGTATTCCATTATGCAAGCCCTAACTCCTTCCGCGTTTGAGTATACTCTTCATCGGTGATACCAAAATGCGCCGTATCAATATCACCGCTCCATATTCGTACCCAACCAAGTATCCAGAAATTTTTGGTGTATTGGAAAGCTAGGCGCGTCCCGTTGTGCTATGAAAAAATCACGAATAGCTTCGAGGAATAGCCTGACGCATTGTCCCATCGTTAATCTAGCCAAGGCGATTCTCGATGTGTTTGGTTGCGTAGATTGACGCGGCAGCCATAAGTCATGACCACAGCGTCAAGAATTGATGTTGTTCAGCTGAAGCGTATCGTCGTTGATAATTCCTGATGTGCTACATCGAGAAAATTACGGAATGAACTACTGGGCCATCTTTCATGCCTCAATATATTCACTAAATAAGCCATTACCCTCCGCTAGCTCAGCTATGCGAGTAATACAGTAGTTTCTGTAATTTTAGCGGAGATATGGCATCGTCTTCACGGATTACGCGCTCGATGATTTGTTTTGCGACATAGATAGCAGTATTCATACATGCCCCTTGGACAACACAATTTTCAGGAATTCGATCCCCGATCATCGACCATCTTGACCGCCACCTTGCGATTAACTCCCGGTTCAGAAGAAGTCTTCGTGGAATTACCCGAATATTACCGGAATTGATTCTATTTTCCAATACAGAAGCTCCCGAAGATCTGCGAGTAATCGTCGGCAGTGATTGCCGGTAATCTCGCCGAGTTGTTCTTGGCAAGACGTAATTCCTCCGCAAGCAATTCCAAGGCGAATGACATTAGGGTGATTGCGGCATTATCAGGTGGACCTGCGTTTGTGCAGAGCCTCCAGATGGCGGCGGCGGGCACTGAAATTGCCAGCCTCGGCACTGGAATAGCCCACCACCACCTTGAGGTGGGCAATAAGGGCAGATAGCCTGCACCGGTCGCAGCAGATAGGACGACCTCGGGACCACGCGGACCATCGACCAGACCCGGAGAACGACCAGTCAAATCGGCCTTGTTGCGCACTACCGTAAGCGCAGCCCCGGTCGGGAGTTGGGCAAGGATCGCCTGTTCCTCAGGGCCGACTCCAACAACATCGTCTACGACCAGCAAAATGCGGTCGGCGCGTTCCATCTCGACGTAGGCCCGACGGACCCCCTCGCGCTCGATAGGGTCGTCGGTGACGCGTAAACCGGCAGTATCAACGATGTGCAACGGCATCCCATCAAGATGGATGGCCTCACGCAGCACATCACGGGTAGTCCCAGGGATGTTGGTGACTATTGCCGCCTCACGTCGAGCCAACCCATTGAGCAGGCTGGACTTGCCAACATTGGGCCGCCCCGCAATGACAATGGTCATGCCCTCACGCAGCAAGGCCCCTGGCGCGCCTCCGCCAGCAGGGTGACCAGTTGCGCTTGGATAGCGGTGAGACGCTCCACCACGTCACCATCGACCAGTAGGTCAAGCTCCTCGTCGGGAAAGTCGATGGCCGCCTCCACGTACACCCGTAGCTCCGTCAGTGCCGCAACCAACCACTCTATTCGCCTAGAAAATTCACCCTGAAGCGAGCGCAGGGCAGCACGGGCCGCCTGCGCCGAAGTCGCATCAATGAGGTCAGCCACCGCCTCGGCCTGCGCTAGGTCTAAGCGACCGTTCAGAAATGCGCGCTCACTAAACTCGCCGGGTCGAGCCAGACGCGCCCCCAACGCGATGATCCGTTCCAGCATTTGGTCCAACACTACTGGCCCACCGTGGCCTTGCAACTCCAACACATCCTCACCGGTATAAGAGCGCGGGGCGGGGAACCATAACGCCACCCCTTCATCCAGCAGGACACCAGCAACCCCTCGAAATGGGAGAAAAAGAGCACGACGCGCTACGGGCAGACGCCCCAGGATCTCCTGGGCAATTACCGCCGCCCTCGAGCCCGAGACCCGCACAATACCCACTGCCCCCCGACCAGGCGCAGTGGCAATAGCGACAATCGTATCTCGATGACTCATAATAGAATGACCAGTCGTTTGATAAAATGGTAACCCTCTACTCGCCCTCCCATCAGGAAGGGGTGATCGACTACGCTAAATTACCATTCCATTATATCTTAGCGCTGATTATTTAAAAGCAACAGAAACCGGAAGTACTGATTACCGGTTCGCCCTCCCAATTATCTATCGCCACAGGTTACCCATGGCCAGCCATATTCGCGCCAAAAACCGTCCCAATCGCCCCGCCACCTCGCCTGCCAAGGAAAGATTGGATATGCGGATCTTGGTAGTAGAGGACCAAAAATCTCTAGCGCTGTTGATGTCCAATATACTTAACGAACGCTGGGAATGCGAGGTTGCTGTTGCCCATACCCTGGCCCAAGTCTATGCACAATTGGCCAAGGATGCCGACTTTGGCATCGCCATTTGCGATCTTAATCTTCCCGATGCCCATCATGGTGAGGTTATTGATGTCCTAGGTAAAGCGGGGATACCCGCCATCGCGATTACCGGCGCCTTCGGCGAGGAATTACGTGATATTGTCCTGAAGAAAGGCGTGATCGACTACGTCCTCAAGAATAGTGTCAATGCCTACGAATATGTCGCATCGCTGGTCGGTCGTTTGCATCATAATCGCAAAATTAAAGTCCTGGTGGTCGATGACTCGATCAGTATCCGCGCACTGTTGACGCATATTCTCACCATGCTGCGCTTCAACGTATTAACCGCCTGCAACGGTAAGGAGGCCCTCACCATACTTCAGCAACATCCCGATATTCAGCTCCTCCTTACCGATTACAATATGCCCGAGATGGATGGTTTTGCCTTGATTGGTAAGGTTCGCCGCCACTTCGGCAAGGAGCGGCTGGCCATTATCGGCCTATCCGCCACAGAAAATCAAAAGGTCTCTGCGCAATTTCTCAAATATGGTGCCAATGATTTTATCCACAAGCCATTTTCCTACGAAGAAATCTTATGCCGGATCACCCAAAACGTCGAAATGCTAGAATTGATTGAGAAGGTGCGCGATACCGCTAACCGTGACTATCTCACTGGCCTCCATAATCGACGCTATTTCTTTGGTACGGGTGGCCAAATCTATCATGAAGCGTTGCAAAAGGGTACACCCTTGGTGACAGCGATGCTCGATATCGACCATTTTAAACACATCAATGATCACTACGGTCACGATTGTGGCGATGCCGCACTCAAACACATCACCCTATTAATCAATGCCCACTTCGCTACAACTCTCGTGGCCCGTTTGGGTGGTGAGGAGTTTGCAATTCTCTTTCAGAATATGAACAAGGCCAGCGCACGCAATCAATTAGAGGCATTCCGCGAGGCACTAAAGTGCCTCCCCCTTGTTTATAATGGAATCAACGTTGCCTTTACCATTAGCATTGGTTTTTCCGATCTCATGGAAGGCGATCTGGATGACATGCTTAGGATTGCTGACCAAAATCTTTATACCGCCAAGGAAAGCGGACGTGATCGGGTAATTGGTCCCAGCTAATGCACCCAAGTTGCTACTATCCATTATCCATGCTAAACAACAATACCAGCTCATCTTTATCAAAACGAACGGATTATTTGCTCACTTTCTGCGCCACCACTTTGATGACATCCAGATCCACGAGGCCACCGGAATTACCGGTGGGTTGGCGCGCAGTTTCAAGTGGCACGGCTTTGATTGTGATCTGGCGCCGCATCGGCTCTACACCAACAATGCATCATTGCTGGCCGAGATCCTGGCATTGGTACCCTGCGAGAAGATGCGGCGGCGTAGTCGTATCTACATTCAAGGTCGCTGGATTCAGGACCCAGTCAATGCCGTTGAGATTATCCTAAAGTTTCTCCCCGTTCAAAGTCTGCATGTCCTTTGGACCTACCTATTTAAACAACGCCTTCCTGAGGATCATTTCGAGGCCCTGGTCTTGAGCAAGTTCGGGAGTGGCCTCAATAAACTGTTCTTTAAGCCTTATTCCGAAAAGCTCTTCGGCATCCCCGCTTCGGAAATCTCGGCAGTCTGGGGACACCGCAAACTGCGCGTGGGTGGATTACAAGACATGCTGCGGAGGAATTCAAAACTCTATTTCAGCCATTTCTACTATCCGCGCCAGAGTGGCTATGGTGCAATCTGTGAGCGTCTGTTTCACGACCTCAAACCATTCGTGCGGTTGCATTCACATCTCACCGGTATCACGTACAATAGTGCGACGGGGCGATATTATTGCGTATTCGATCAGGATGGCCTTGTGACCAGCGAAGAATTCGACTACGTTGTGTCGTCGCTGCCCATTCCGTTGATGGGGAGTTTGCTAGGATTCGATCTACCGCTACGATTCCGACCCGCACGATTGGTCTACCTGTTAATCGATAAGAATCGGGTTAGTAGCAGCCACTGGTTTTACTTTGCCGATGGGCATTACATCATCAATCGAGTGGCGGAATTCAAGAATTTTGCCTCGGGGACCGTTCCAGCGGATAAGACGGTACTCTGTTGCGAGATCACCTCGGTCGATCGTTATTCTCCGCAGCGGGTGATCGATGAATTGGTAAGCGCACGACTTATTGAGCCCGCACAGGTGCTTGACACAAAGATTATTGATATTCCGCACGCATATCCCATCTACGATCGGTCCTATGAGGCGCAAATGCGCCGGATCGGGGAGTTCTTTGCCGAGCATCCGCACCTGTTCAACGTGGGCCGATATGCCCAATTCATACACAAGGATGTGGATGAGATTCTCGATGAGGCAAAGAATGTGGCGGATCGTATTGTGCGTCTTGACCGTCAGCGGGGACGCTAGCTAACCCAAGTTGCTTTTTTCTCCTCTCCCTCCGGTGAGGGTTTCTTGTTTCCCAGCGCATAGTTAGCTATGACACCGTCGTTCCGTGATCGTCACTGGCGAGTAACCGAGGTCTGGCACGCTGGCGTTTTTGATCAATGATGACCATCCATTGGGCAATGAGCAGGCCCTCCATGGGTTTTCGATAACGGCCCTCATTGACGACCAGAAGTGAGCAAGCCTGTAATAGAAACCAGCTAATAATTAATATCGGCAATAGTGGCCGCTGTAATGTATCGTGCCAGCGCCAGAGGCTCGTAGCGACAACTAGCAGAAATAAGGGCATCCACGGCCAACGAAAGTCGGTAGTGATCCGATGTAATAGGTAGTTTTGATCGTTTTCTGGCCAGGAGTCTCCGAACATGACGAATAGAATATTCTCCCAAACTAATCGCCAGTGTTCATCACCAGTCACCCGGTTTTTTTCATAAGAATTACGCCAGTCGTCTTCACCATTTTCTGTGTCAACAAAGACATGGACCTGCCTTGCGCGTGATGAGGTCCAATTAGAAAAAGGCCAGAAAATGCTTTTATTGATCGAAGGCGAGGC comes from the Gammaproteobacteria bacterium genome and includes:
- a CDS encoding conserved hypothetical protein (Evidence 4 : Unknown function but conserved in other organisms); this encodes MSTLTLEISEKLDIALRAASIRRHISPSTLAREVLEKILIFEDKSPTAAEQWLLRWRGTLREVPEVSDNDARLARLLAKHLR
- a CDS encoding conserved hypothetical protein (Evidence 4 : Unknown function but conserved in other organisms); protein product: MKIEFDPVKAAANPVAHEGVTFSEAEAVLLDPYALTREDIDAEGEQRFVTLGMGAKGRILIVVWTLRGECIRLISAWKANHPQRKHYEKQFRSNI
- a CDS encoding BrnA antitoxin family protein; this translates as MKNNSDPIFERYENFDFTDAKPVKEIPALSELQIERGGDTRITIQVDTNTLAIFKAWAEMTGSNYQALMNDALRQYAQGVRSR
- a CDS encoding hypothetical protein (Evidence 5 : Unknown function), translating into MEDDGISVDYKIIFGAPMIIADTGFWVALFNRRDSFHYAVKKSIARLNEPLHHHYARYNRSLLFVANTL
- a CDS encoding FAD-dependent oxidoreductase, producing MVPANAPKLLLSIIHAKQQYQLIFIKTNGLFAHFLRHHFDDIQIHEATGITGGLARSFKWHGFDCDLAPHRLYTNNASLLAEILALVPCEKMRRRSRIYIQGRWIQDPVNAVEIILKFLPVQSLHVLWTYLFKQRLPEDHFEALVLSKFGSGLNKLFFKPYSEKLFGIPASEISAVWGHRKLRVGGLQDMLRRNSKLYFSHFYYPRQSGYGAICERLFHDLKPFVRLHSHLTGITYNSATGRYYCVFDQDGLVTSEEFDYVVSSLPIPLMGSLLGFDLPLRFRPARLVYLLIDKNRVSSSHWFYFADGHYIINRVAEFKNFASGTVPADKTVLCCEITSVDRYSPQRVIDELVSARLIEPAQVLDTKIIDIPHAYPIYDRSYEAQMRRIGEFFAEHPHLFNVGRYAQFIHKDVDEILDEAKNVADRIVRLDRQRGR
- a CDS encoding two-component system, cell cycle response regulator; translation: MASHIRAKNRPNRPATSPAKERLDMRILVVEDQKSLALLMSNILNERWECEVAVAHTLAQVYAQLAKDADFGIAICDLNLPDAHHGEVIDVLGKAGIPAIAITGAFGEELRDIVLKKGVIDYVLKNSVNAYEYVASLVGRLHHNRKIKVLVVDDSISIRALLTHILTMLRFNVLTACNGKEALTILQQHPDIQLLLTDYNMPEMDGFALIGKVRRHFGKERLAIIGLSATENQKVSAQFLKYGANDFIHKPFSYEEILCRITQNVEMLELIEKVRDTANRDYLTGLHNRRYFFGTGGQIYHEALQKGTPLVTAMLDIDHFKHINDHYGHDCGDAALKHITLLINAHFATTLVARLGGEEFAILFQNMNKASARNQLEAFREALKCLPLVYNGINVAFTISIGFSDLMEGDLDDMLRIADQNLYTAKESGRDRVIGPS
- a CDS encoding hypothetical protein (Evidence 5 : Unknown function); this encodes MVTLYSPSHQEGVIDYAKLPFHYILALII
- a CDS encoding conserved hypothetical protein (Evidence 4 : Unknown function but conserved in other organisms) — translated: MPVITEVCYLLQTRCSHELSIKFLLAQQDGLFQLFIIRESEFPRMTNLMRQYANLPMDFADDSLMILAEHLEHGRIVSTDQRDFNTYR
- a CDS encoding hypothetical protein (Evidence 5 : Unknown function); this encodes MRVLRGCWQNICDDHLMRLLLDINILLDTVYQRPGESASAAVIASCGSANEAWLAWHSVATLFYLIGRHKSAEQARVFIADLLSWARVATTGHGDVLRALDWSIADFEDALQASAALACGATYIITRNGRDFINSPVPAITPEEFLSLRFSPLDDLEDIHLAKQALMRLQNGEDRIVSAKEFWQGLGNKP
- a CDS encoding adenine-specific DNA-methyltransferase → MDNFIETLLLDILPADGASIGNQRLMEIALERAAGQPITADDLQRVRESLVARGVLGKGRGRGGSVYRLAGQQASDFSRAQPAAPPVEARPPAAPKPYPPQTAARAPVVGAPQVLSYRHADRRKNNPEVGMVTPATDPEEGKTRWCYDPHLDPALQFDFGRAQVEKLIDDALTSGDQATMRAALEELRRYSAPYLHWTGKAERTSFAVDTVSLHVHERIDPASILAAVRKQMKDGKSQGAAKAIQPDLFAAPFENLPLRDAIDFYRHEKGWSNRLIAGDSLLVMNSLLQKEGMAGRVQMIYIDPPYGIKYGSNFQPFVNKRDVKDRKDEDLTQEPEMIKAFRDTWELGIHSYLTYLRDRLLLARELLSESGSVFVQISDENLHHVKELMDEVFSSGNFVSVVAFQTTSGFAETNGLSRMGDYLIWYGKNREKIMIHSIYEQQEIEPGSIAAGWLITPNGLYRGVSAKEADNRTPLPKEARLYKPDNLLSQGASSEPQLFTFEGKTYEPSTNNHWKPNYPTGMQRLANTRRIHVAKNSIQYRRYADDFPLKARGNLWIDTLTGSFTDAKQYVVQTNTKVIERCLLMTTDPGDLVLDITCGSGTTAYVAEKWGQRWITCDTSRVAITLAKQRLMTASYDYYALRYPHEGLKGGFIYKTVPHVTLKSIANNPEIDEIYERMHPAIDAALQNLNQAAKRSLREWEIPFDFPADWSAPARAPFDAFHAARQVMQKKMDASIAAHADQETLYDQPLPDKGKLRISGPFSVEAVPCPTVLSLEETRPPEEADISIARSGESSRQHQWRDELLKTGIRGKGKQMLRFAELETQPSSNNFRYLHCAGHLDSGERVVVSFGPEHGALEQRQVAQALAEAGELFPLPKMIVFCAFAFDPEAAKDIDGLKGITALKAQMNTDLLTEDLKKARSNNQSFWLMGQPDVEVRKQKNGQYVVEVHGFDYFDTVKGELISGGKGKVAMWLLDTDYDERSLFPRQVFFPMAGGKDGWMRLKQTIRAELNEELLERFHGTVFLPFEAGANRKVAVKIVDDRGIESLKIIPLGY